The segment gggctgctgacagtctttattctcaccagagaaaaatatccaacacataaacaaaaagacggtgcaacgcacactcaataattccacatccaaggacgggcttcactccacgacacgagcacagctcacttagtccgactgtcagcagtccctctctctctcacacgctcctacttctcctggcgttttatcctgtctccacgccagttactggaacgagaaacaggtgttcgtgatttacattcaacccgttcaatcaccgcacatccccagacactccctcctgccgcagaccccgctaaaccacgcccccctcgccacactcAGTTACAAGTTTTATTGCACCAATAAATGCCGCACACAAAACGTGCATCTCTCCTGCATTATCCACACACATAACACAGACTCTTGCATTAATGTAAAGACATACTGTTTTataaatgaacattaacaatCACAGGAGATGAAATATTATCCATTATTACCATTGCTGTATTACAATCATTGTATTCACATATATATGTGGTTTTATGATACACTTAAAGTAACTTCAATTATGCTatgtttagtgtctatgggTTCCCAGCGGGAAGATTTGAATGCTTGCATGTGTGGTATGTCTATACCTGCGCAACACATaagtattacaagaatctttaatagttcttcTTCAAAGCTCAGCCAGTTTAATCTTGCTCGGTCATAAAAGCCCCAACAAGGGGGAGTGTTGTCACCCGGAAACACAACACCTTCATTTGCTACACCAATTTTAAGAGGTtggactttgaccagaggttaaaagctaGAGGACAATGCCACTCCTTCTATTTTCCTTGCCTTGTGGACAACTGAACAGAACCCTCTTGGCCGAAGGCCGCTTCAGGCCAAGGCCTGGTAGGCCTAGGCCTGCCCCCTCGGCCTACaacccagccatgtgctcaacatagaaaacatagaaaagactggcaacaacttcGGACTGAATCCTCAAGATCTCTCCTCAACCTGCCGATCCGAcgctcctcagcctaaaggcatcgtgcaagtatcgtacattttaacactaaacagcgatttagtattgatttgtaagacTTACCTTTGCTATGGCTAAAATAaactgatgattcctttccagattgTCTTTAACTTTTCCTATAGCTCTAGTAACATTACCTCCTCCGGTTCAATGGAGTGTGTGTTTATtaatgtgtgaatgtgtgtgtgtgacctttgttgtatgttatgtgtttgttagtttagttatgtgtttgtgagttagttaattaagattgtgcacaatatatgtttggttctgactccatcTGCTAATTAATTGCCTCTGAAGTGATTTAGATCCCGAACCTATGCTCTAAGTAGCACTGTGTAATAcgaatattatttttccataacctggaaatgaacatttcttagaattattaaacaatcaacactaagTGTTCCctggacaacaggttaattgattgtaatattaagattaatgtagCTATATCCAGTAAATCTGATTAacagatttacatattcataattaatcataattaacaGATCAtattgagttatgaataattattaatatttcccctttgagttaattcgctacaCTCTGTAGTCGCaaaagctccaaaaacggcaataaaaacaaactggtgcagcctggaccacgaatcataataaacatgctccagccaataaccgacaagaatgattttaaatgactgtttcaggaagcatggaggggagtgggaggaggaggaggaggaggaggaggagggagggtctagctagcctctgttttgtttgacaacacttcgaacgtcaacaggaagttactccacccaggatcgcttagagaacctttaatatgtatgaccgcaatatttgcatatgccagcccatgttcaaggcattacacaagggcagccagtattaacgtctggatctgtgcacagctgaatcatcagagtaggtaagcaagcaaggacaatagcgaaaaatggcatatggagcaataataactgacatgatccatgatatcatgatatttttagtgatatttgtaaattgtctttctaaatgtttcgttagcatattgctaatgtactgttaaatgtggttaagttaccatcgtttcttactgtattcacggagacaagagccgtcgctattttcatttttaaactcttgcagtctgtataatgcataaacacaacttcattctttataaatctcttcaacagtgtgtaatgtttaatgctttagccacgaagcacagcctcaaactcattcagaatcaaatgtaaacatccaaataaatactatactcacatgatccaatgcatgcatgcagtatgcatgtcGAACATTTGGTAaaaatccatttgagggttatattagctgtgtgaactttgtaaatgcactgtattatagtcgagagctcaggggggcagggagcgagaggaTTTACAGGGGCCGCACACgcttaatcggtgcatagttaatgatgcttcaaaattttcaaaaattaattaaaaaaaatctatggggtattttgagctgaaacttcacagacacattcaggggacaccttagacttatattacatcttgtaaaaacttgttctagggcacctttaaaacacctcaatcatgcattttagtctaggactagtttaagccttgtctgtgaaaccgggggaaaataaaataattaaataaatagataaatcgAAAATAATGTACaagctaattaaaaaaaaatattaattaaattaataatcatTACATTAAAATCAAATGCTCTTGTGGAGATAGTCACTCTTTTCCTAATGTATAAACTGAGAATTATGCTTGATATTATTAGTTATATGCATATGTGCCATAATCTAGACAAAAGCTGCAAAAAAGTCTACCACACCATGAGGGTGAAAAAGGGCAACAGCTGTCTCAAACAGCAAACGTTTCAGTCACCTTCAGCGCTGAATTAGGTCATGTTGTGACTGAAATGTTTGCAGTTCTTCAGTAAAGCTGCAGTTTTTATCTCACACTTGCttttttgttgtcttttttcatccttataatgagcagcaggccTAAGTGATTATGGTGATTTCTTCCCAATTTGCTATATAATAAAATTCCATGTTTCTTCTTCATTCTGTTCATCAGATATTTGAGATGCTTGTCAGTTCTGGAGACAACGTCCTCCTTGATGCTCCCACATACTCAGGAACCCTGGCGGCCGTAAGGACAAAGATGGACCACATTTTCCCATCAACCATGTTTTACCTGTGATCTCTCTTGATCCATTAAAGGAACATGTTTACATGGTAATTATTGGCAACTATTTCATCAACAGCTGCAACCGCTGGGCTGCAACATCATTAATGTGCCAGGCGATCAACATGGCATGATCCCAGAAGGCCTCAGGAAGGTTCTGGCACGGTGGGATCCTACAGACACACTAAAGCCGGGCAGCACTGCACCAAGAGTCTTGTACACCATCCCCAACGGAGGCAATCCAACAGGAGCGTCCATGACTTATGAGAGGAAACAGGAAGTCTATGAAGTAAGCAGTGTTTATTTCCTCAATGCACACCGTTCTTGTCTGCGTTTGCCAATTTCCATAGAGTATGAGGCTGAAATGGTCCTGTACGATGTTACAACATTCAGATGTTGTGATATATGATTTAGTGTGTTTATGTGCTCTTGTCTTTATCATCTTTTATACACAATAATTCAAATGTAATCCAGTGTTGTTAAGTAAAacttaaactattaaaaaaatgttgaaatttaataattaaaaaaattttaagTTGATGTACTGAATTtactaaaattgaaataaaaataaatgaaagctataaacataaaaaaaatccccaTGCCCCTTCAAACTGTTCAAATCGGAGGACAAAAATCAGGGTAGAAAAATGCCATTTATTTCTACATTATGAcaattatttaatgtaaaaatcatattaacattataagtacacctcaggaaacattataaaataataaaaaatgccgTTCATGacctttcaaattaaaattaaaaataaaaatattaataaaccttattaaaaatattaaaagggtagttcacccaaaaatgaaatttctgtcattaattactcaccctcatgtcgttccacacccgtaagaccttcgttcatcttcagaacacaaattaagatatttttgatgaaatcctccATAGAAAgtgtaattaccacattcaaggtccagaaaagtagtaataatattgttaaaatagtcactATTGTGACTACAGTGCAGGGcaatgcatgcgtgtgatgctgatgcaggagtcagccaataatgagtcgccgttctggcgtagaacctggaagcgctgaacataAACCGCGTAGAAGAATAGTcaagttgactattttaacaatgtctttattactttcctggaccttgaatgacggTGCTTTCTATGTGCAGGGGCGGACTTAACCAATAAGCAAGGTAAGCAGCCGCTTAGGGCCCTGGGCTGGGTTTCCCGAAACCTTCTTAACTCTACGTCGTTCTTAAATTATACCTTAAGCTGTACCTTAACGTTAATACGTGTTTCCCGAAACGTTCTTAGTTAAGTATACCTTCTGTAAGTCATACTTTCGTAAGGTTGGTCTGGACCACTCTTAGCTATACCTTATCACTGTTTATAGTCAATACGAATATAATTCTGAAGCTGTAATACACCCAGTGTTCGATTAGGATTATGgcaaagaataaaatgcaaaaacattcaatgctaaattcaaatgtgctttagcGCTGATCCAGAGACAGACGCGCGCTCTGCGCTTGTCACGTAACTTTATCACAACTATTCGGTGTTTTTTACCTCAGTTTTTTACCTCATCGcgctttattttaggtttcagacatttaaatacacatttgaattaagtaggctactgcataaaaaaagacatttatagtttgttaaattcaaattacactgatgtctacggaagctgcaacaataacccttttttcatatttgatatgttttattcatatcagatacacattgtttatgaaacaataaagtttactccattcttctcccagttcaccggcaacatacttttatgtatttcgGGGAAGATTTCGTATAGGCTATCCGACAGCTCTAACTGCCGTGCAAACTCATCGCgtgacaaaacacattcacttccacatattttacaatcGTAAATTCATCAtatagttaacaagtttgtgaatattaaaaaaaaaaaaaaaaaaaaacgatataaACGAGATACCTACATGTCTGTCAGCTGCATGACGCGTCTCCAAGGAATTAAAACTTTATTCTAAATAAAGGTCGCCTTAAACTCACGCTGATGGGAGCTCCGCGCCCCcagaatatagataaattacaatatagatttagtttgcaatttagattacttttataaCATACCATGAGTCCTGATAAATGCAATTTCTACTTCTGAAGTGCTTATTTTTATAAAGAACACTGATTTCTCACATAACGCAGTGAAGCAGCGACCGTATAGAGTGAATTATCGATTCTCGAGCCATCGATATCAACCAATTCAGCACCGCCAccatggacagcacctggtAACGTGGCACTTAAGAAGATATACCTTAATCAACCTCCTAAGGGATAGTTCGGGGAATACGCCTAGAAACGGTACATCTTCAGTTAAGGTCTACCTTTAGAGTCTTCGTAGCGCGCTAAGAGACAACGTTATCGGGAAACCCAGCCCTGGGCAATTAGGGGTTCCCTGACAAATACCAAGAAGCCTATATAAATCATATATTACCTATTAATTTTCTATCATATATTGTATGATAGAGCTTAGATCGGGCCCAACAAATCAAGACCGACCCTACCTGAGCCCGAGCACGTTGTGTCCGAGCCCGGCCCGGCCCGACACGTCCACTGTAATTATGAGCCCGAGCCCTATTTAAACCCGACCATTTTTAATATGTGGGCCGTTATAACCAGGGGCGGCgccagattttttattttttttaacgcaGGTTCTGCTGTGCTAGATCTTTTACGCTACAGGGGGGAGCTGTgcagttatataaattatataaatactattaataaatgagcaaaactggccactcaatattaaatattaaattattttaattatcataattaaagttttaattttattaaattgaacaagctcaacattcagcattcaatcaaatattcttaaagattaattattattaataatgttacttcaacatattgttatttcaacataatatgtgtgtgagcaACAAGCAAGATGTGCATTTGTAAATTCGGTGACAGCGTGTGTTACCAGTTTCAAAAGGTGTGTGACCGCGgcgcgccggcgcctccatgtcataattacattgtctgctatattgctttttatgtattaaatccaggtaattggatgatgaaaaatgtattaaaattaagatacaatttatactaaacgaaattcactttaaagaaaatatttcttcaaaacaaaacttaacaaaCTTGAAACTAAATGTGCTTAGGCCTATTTAATGGCTAAAACAGGTAGACTAAAGACTCtctttttgtacaaattgcagcacattcatttaattctgaattttgcacaTGTAAGTTGAAAAGCATTTGTTTGTGCATAGTAAACATATCTGTAACATTTATCAAGATCATAATTGTGcgtgcatttattaattattatcttaATGAATAATACGACAAGGAAGAAGCATGTAAGCtgcgttgtttgtttattaaaactagtttaaaatgtttccatacATTTTCCTCCAGACTTGCTCAAAGTTAATTctcctgttttaatttttttctttgcttcttCAAGCTCCATGTTGTActtaagcctcgtttacacaaggttttgttccgtcctctgagcggtgtcaactcacaccagaagcatttcagaagcgaAGCGGCTGGATTCGCGAGATCACTAGATTTGCCTGGCCAACATTGTTTTCGttaaatttttcatgtttttaatggctaaatggttatattttgtccggtttgattgtgtttattgctatgccatactttattttgctgtagccatacagatgaagttaacacacttaaaatttcagttatggacaacaaaaacaaagaaatttcaagtttttcaacttcgaaTCTCTTGTCTTCAGTTTCTGTCATTGTAATGATGTGAAATATCAGCAGGAGTTTACaggattattttgactttattttgtatttgagctgcgcgtcaaaaataggcgaggcgcctacactgtaaaaataaaaggtGCCTGTAGGAACCTTTTGGGGTTCTTCACTTTGCCACACCGGCGGAACCGTCTGTAGATCCTCTAGGCACCCTTTCAAAAGGGCTGGTTCTCTGAGGAACCACCCAGGTTTCCTGAGGAACCCTTATATGAAGCATTGTGTTGAACCGCTTTGGGTGCCTCCAGGAaccaaatttcattttttttttaaattattaatttattttcatgttgGTACTATGGTTATCCTTAACttctattataataaataaattgaaagactgcaaatgcaaaataaaaactgtttattgCATATAGATGAATTTTATTACATACACTTTAAGGCACTTAAAAAAAGCAATAGGCTTAATAtcaatacacatttaaaaaataggGTAATACATAAGCAACATGAATAACCAACCATTTATAAACAATAGGCAATACAAGAATAGACATCTCAACAAAATGCATGGAAACACAAATGTCCCATGTAATAaatcaatgtttaaaaaatgacattaaagtattagttagcccaaaaatgaaaattgtgtcattaattactcacccttatgtcgttccacacccgtaagaccttcgttcatcttcggaacacaaattaagatatttttgatgaaatctgagtgatttctgtccctccatagacagctacgcaacaaCCAATTTGacgtttaaaggtgcccttgattcaaaaattgaatttacctcggcataattaaataacaagagttcagtacatggaaaagacatacagtgagtctcaaactccattgtttcctccttcttatataaatctcatttgtttaaaagacttccggaaaacacacggatctcaacataacactgactgttacgtaacagtcgggggctCCGCCCCCAATATTTTCATAGGCCTATGCCATTGCCAGCTCATATTCAAGCCATTAGAAAGAgcagaacatctggatgtgcaaagcagaatcaacagactaggtaagcaagcgatGACAATAGCAAAAAAGGGCAGATGGACCAAtattaactgacatgatccatgataacatgatatttttagtgatattttttaaactgtctttctaaatgtttcgttagcatgttgctaatgtactgttaaatgtggttaaagttaccattgtttcttactgtattcacggagacaagagccgttgctattttcatttttaaacacttgcagtctgtataatgcataaacacaacttcattctttataaatctctcctcattagccgttagccacggagcacagcctcaaactcatgcaGAATCAAACgtttaacatccaaatatatactttactcacataattcgaagcatgcatgcagcatgcatgatgaacatcttgtaaagatccatttgatggTTATACTAGCTGTGTGAACtctgtaaatgcgctgtaatatagtccaGAGCTCGTGTGGCTGGGAAGATGCGATTGGCAGGGGGCAGGGTCGAGtgaaaatcagtgcatagttaatgatgccccaaaataggcagttaaaaaaattaattaaaaaaaaactatggggtattttgagctgaaacttcacagacacattcaggagacactttagacttatattacatcttttaaaaacatgatcaagggcacctttaaaaaagttcataaagagatagtaaaaataatccatatgaattgagtggttttgTCCAATTTTTCTGAATAAACTCAATCACTTTAAAGCtgcgcacacacttaacgattgtaaggctgattatgaatgtaaattgatactttgactggacgcgtttgagcgcgatcagtcatgagccagttgcgttcagtctgcgattacagttggtgttcaaattccatgtgttaGTATTTAAATCggcttcagtcgcaggaaacaatcgctgtatgttgagcacagtcttagaatgttttagctagtcattaaatgtgtgcccggcttaaatggtgaacagatttattttaagcttttattcacatgtaaacattgatctgcgaaaaaaaacagaagctcaaccgaaccacctcaatggttcttgctaaagctcaaacgtgctgtgtaacacaagaatgaacctcgttggttcttgcACGTTAAACAAACATGTTTAAGCTTCCATTTACCACATTTACACgccagtaagaccttcgttcatcttcaaaacacaaattaagatatttttgataaaatccgatggctcagtgaggactccattgacagcaagacatttagcactttcaatgcccagaaagctactaaagtcatatttaaaacagttcatgtgactacagtggttcaaccttaatgttatgaagtgatgaaaatactatttttgcgccaaaaaaactaaataacgaatttattcaacaatttctagtgatgggcgatttcaaaacactgcttcatgaagcttcgaagctttacaaatcttttgtttcaaatcagtggtttgtAGCGCATATAAaattgccaaagtcatgtgatttcagtaaacgaggctttattACGtgataagtgtttcgaaatttcaatggttcaccactgactttggcagtttgatacacgctctgaaccactgattcaaaacaaaagattcataaagattCAAAGCTTCTTGAAGCAGTGTTATGAAAATGGCCATCaccagatattgttgaataaagttgttattttgttttttttggcacacaaaaagtattctcgtcacttcataacattaatgttgaaccactgtagtcacatgaactgttttaaatatgtctttagtagctttctgggcattgaaagtgttaaatgTCTTGCTGTCCATAGAGCCCTCACTGAGCCaccggattttatcaaaaatatcttaatttgttttctgaagatgaacgaaggtcttacgggtgtggaacgacatgagggagagtaattaataacagaaatttcatttttgggtgaactaaccctttaaggtgcaGTAAAATTTGCTGCTGTTTGGAGAATGAATTCCAGTAATTTCAATAAAAATCCACACAATCATTAATTTCAtgtgtggtaaaaaaaaatttcactaTGAGTCCAAGTTGGTTACTCAAATTCGCCAGatttgaccaacagaaagctgacTGAAAGTGACTCCTATATGAGCTCCATCATATAATACATCACTATATTGCTGAAAATGATAAATGGACCTTTTTGCCTGCGTGATTTCACAGAAATGTCACAAATGTGACTGCACCTTTACTCGCGGCAACATAAAATCCAATCAATAATAAAATCTTCACAAGGTACATTTGAGGTAATTAATCAGAAAAGTAAAAAGGTACAGCAGCTTTGTTTTCTGCTAGGcttctttttcctcttttttggtGGATGATCCAGGCACTTCAATGATTTCCAGGTCTACAGGAGGATTTTTGTTTAAGTATACTAGGCCAAGATCCCTGCAAAGTACAAAATTTACTGTTAGTAACATTATTAAAGTGatagttttaaaattaaaataatttcctcAGCCTTGTaacattccaaacctgtttgactcTGTCTGTGGAACCCAAAAGCAGATCTCGGGCATAATGCAGTCACCGTTCAATTTCATTGCATGaaacacaaacagaaaaaaaaattgtgtaaatCATTCATTAATCAATTCAAGTCTCATTCAATTCAATGCATCAATCTATGTAAAATGGATAAATATTCTAAGCTCCAAAAATGTCCAAGAAAAGATCCTAAAAAGTATCATACGAGTGCACAAATCATGTGTTATGAGTTGTGTtgtaagtcttctgaagccacacaatatctttcttttttctttctttgtttttataaaaaagacTAAACTTGAAGATGTAATTTCAAGTTCAAATGTCTTAAATTCAAATGCAAATGATTAAGGCATAAGAAAAAAGGCATCTAGCATCATTGATGCCACACCTGTCATATTATTTATATGAGTAATGTGAATGAGATCTGAGAGCACGAGGGAAGATTTTCAGAGAATAATGGATTAAATTTGTGTCTGTTCATCACAAATAGCTATTGTATGGCTTCTAAAAACTAGGAATATAGTGTATGAATGGttttaagttaattttgaagtttCCTATACCCAATCACTTTTGAtaaatggaaaagagcagcttaaaattaaattaatatccCTTAACCTTACTTCTAAAACTCACCACATTACAGCACCTTGTATATCTTGATCTGTGAATATCTCCCAAACTGTCATTGAAATTAGATTTACAGTAGGTAGGTAAAGTTAAAAAACACAAGTACGCAGTCAAACATAGGCTACAATTTCACACAGAAAATTGTAATTCAATACTTACATGGTTCAGGTACTCTAACATTTCAAGATTATTTCAGAAATGGTTGTTCTgggaaaacaaaataacaaagcTGATTATATCCATGCACAAcattaaaagataaaaatgtaCTGGCCAGTAAAGAACTTTAAAAGGGTACTATTAGAGAAAATCTgtagtaaataaacaaaaactataTTAACCATTTGTGTTATTCTGTATGCCTAATAACAAAAGCCAATGACGACAGGTATCAGCAAACATAGTAATGTTGGCAATTTGAAAACACAATTACGTTgaatgactaaaaaaaaaaaaaaatcttagacAATAAGTTAATGAACTCCGTTTGTAGCGTAAAGTTCATTAGATTCGTTAGCATGGCAGTTAAAACGGCTAAATCATTCTTAACGACATACTAAGGGgtaaacactgtaaaaacatAGTATTGTATAATTAAGATAATGTGTATGTGTTTGCACATATAGTGAGTAGACTGCGTGTTTATATTTCGAGTTTACAAACCTTATAACGGATAGCCGAGCAAACCGCGGATGCGGCGGCAGGCTTTGATGAGGGGAGCCGTTACTTTCAAAtccgatgatgatgatgatgatgacgaggTGAGCTTTTGTGCGCGCGAGCAGCGCGAGGATCACTGAAGCGATGACAGCAGAGGAATAGCAGCAGTTCCGAGACAGCATAATCATTTTTATCCTCCTCTTGTTTCTTtttcatataataataataataataataattattattattattattatttaagctTTAAATCAATCTATAAAATATACAGAATAAATGTATGCCTATGTAGGCTATAGGCTACTTAATCAAActtaagtataaaaataataataataataaataaataaataataataataataataataggcctaATACATGTTCAAAGCTGTACATCTTATTGTGGCCTCACAGAACTTTTGGGTTACTCTAGATGCTGGCTTTTAAAAAGAGAGATCTTCCAGGAACCATGTAAATGTTTACAGATCTTACAAGAACCCTTTTATAGAATTTGAGTTCCTCGAACTTCC is part of the Chanodichthys erythropterus isolate Z2021 chromosome 11, ASM2448905v1, whole genome shotgun sequence genome and harbors:
- the LOC137029993 gene encoding kynurenine/alpha-aminoadipate aminotransferase, mitochondrial-like isoform X3, which encodes MNYARFMTAVSAARKPSAIRLLTELQQRSPPSLISLAGGAPNPNTFPFQSASIKVKGGDAVVLDETLMKRALQYSGSYGIPELVSWMKDLQKSLHNPPTAGYSPERGQMEMCVTTGSQEGLCKIFEMLVSSGDNVLLDAPTYSGTLAALQPLGCNIINVPGDQHGMIPEGLRKVLARWDPTDTLKPGSTAPRVLYTIPNGGNPTGASMTYERKQEVYELHVVLKPRLHKVLFRPLSGVNSHQKHFRSEAAGFARSLDLPGQHCFR
- the LOC137029993 gene encoding kynurenine/alpha-aminoadipate aminotransferase, mitochondrial-like isoform X2, whose product is MLTFGVDQLCMRSISMNYARFMTAVSAARKPSAIRLLTELQQRSPPSLISLAGGAPNPNTFPFQSASIKVKGGDAVVLDETLMKRALQYSGSYGIPELVSWMKDLQKSLHNPPTAGYSPERGQMEMCVTTGSQEGLCKIFEMLVSSGDNVLLDAPTYSGTLAALQPLGCNIINVPGDQHGMIPEGLRKVLARWDPTDTLKPGSTAPRVLYTIPNGGNPTGASMTYERKQEVYELHVVLKPRLHKVLFRPLSGVNSHQKHFRSEAAGFARSLDLPGQHCFR